In Marinitoga hydrogenitolerans DSM 16785, the DNA window ATATTATCTTTGGCGAAAGAATTTGCTATTTTAAAAGATGGAAAGATAATAGAAAAAAACAAATTTAAGTCTATGAGTAAGAATGGTATTTTAAAAAAATATTATCAATTAGAACTAAATAATCTTAAAGAGTTTAATAGGTGATAAAATGAAAAAAACAGTATTTATTATATTGCTATTTTCTATTGTTTCCATAACATTAGAATATTTTAATGCGTTGATTCCATATTATACAAAAAACTTTTTAAACACATTATCTACAGGAATAATAGATAATACAATATTGATGAAAATATTCGCAATAATAATATCTGTTTTAATTATAAAAAATATAGTATCAATGTTTTTAGGTTATTATAGTAAAAAGTTATCTTATTCAATAACTGAAAAAGGGATATATAACCTTTTAAATTTTGATTATATGGAATTCAGAAAAAATAATGAAACATATTATGCTGAAAGTTTATTAAGATTGCCTCAACAAATAATAGAAGTATTAAATTCATCAGGAGTCGAAAGTATAGCAGTAGTATTTAAATTAATATTTCTTATTATATTTATTTTTAAAATAGATATTAATACAGGAATTGCAACGATATTTTATATTCTAATATCTACATTTAATATATATATTTCAAATAATTACTTTTATAACAATTATGACAAACAAGTTGAAATAAATCTTAAGAATATCTCTGATACATCAGATCAATTGGAAGGATTAAAGGAAATCCATTTCTTTAAAAATGTAAAAAACGAAATCAAACGTTTTAATGAGAGAAATGACAAATATAAGAACTTCTCAATAAAAATCAATATAATGGATTGGATATTATCTTTTACAATAAGCGATTTTTTTCAATTTTCTATATACATTTATTCAATATATAGGGGATTGATTTTAAAAGATATTGGTTCATTATTAGCATTGTATATGTATATAAAAAATGTAACAAATATAATGAATAATTCATTATTTGGAA includes these proteins:
- a CDS encoding ABC transporter transmembrane domain-containing protein, which gives rise to MKKTVFIILLFSIVSITLEYFNALIPYYTKNFLNTLSTGIIDNTILMKIFAIIISVLIIKNIVSMFLGYYSKKLSYSITEKGIYNLLNFDYMEFRKNNETYYAESLLRLPQQIIEVLNSSGVESIAVVFKLIFLIIFIFKIDINTGIATIFYILISTFNIYISNNYFYNNYDKQVEINLKNISDTSDQLEGLKEIHFFKNVKNEIKRFNERNDKYKNFSIKINIMDWILSFTISDFFQFSIYIYSIYRGLILKDIGSLLALYMYIKNVTNIMNNSLFGMWNSLRDALIAWNKLKNMVFFQNKWVKKEKI